A genomic region of Antennarius striatus isolate MH-2024 chromosome 4, ASM4005453v1, whole genome shotgun sequence contains the following coding sequences:
- the LOC137593760 gene encoding titin-like isoform X2, with protein MEDSNDKREKKAEDEGHTLNINMTPDTNTELTGKDSQTHCRVTVQGQPVTPSENREHSPEIQPDQATDLENAVKPKLQITLNTFTVKNGEDLKVEIPVVGDPTPKMEWKKDGQAVKETSRLEISNTSSLTVLHIRHGAREHSGQYSISASNIAGKHTGEISVIVLEKPDPPRGPVRIDEVSSDYAVISWEPPEYTGGCQLDNYSVEKRETTSTEWQTVSATTVRSTIKVSKLKTGSEYQFRVFAENRYGKSTAITSPVVAAQYPFSVPTAPGIPYVSTVTKYSMVVEWEPPANDGGSTVIGYHLERKEKNSILWTKLNKFVITDARFKTSGLEEGIEYEFRAFAENTAGLSPSSKTSECYVARDPCDSPGKPEAVAITRENITLQWAKPRYDGGSTITGYLVEKRDLPDGRWMKANFTNVIENNFTITELTGGQSYEFRVTAKNGAGVWSTPSESITVIAQDVIEGPTAIIDPKFKTTTVVQAGETFVIDADYFGKPLPSVVWLKEGKEIDKVTPRMEVKNTLIHTTLTVRDCTREDGGHFVLSLGNSGGTTSIAVNVKVLDRPGPPDGPLKVKLVSVEKCNLHWNPPLKDGGASVSHYIIEKRETSRVTWTGVESHVEALSYKVTKLVRSKEYIFRIAAVNKFGIGDFLESEPFIAQNPFSTPGAPSTPTASTVTGDSILLTWERPENDGGSEIDGYIVEKRDKDAIRWTKCNKRRLNELRFRCTGLAEGHCYQFRVMAENAAGAGTPSESSDYIKVCEAIYPPGPPTNPKVADSSSSTVSLTWSKPIYDGGAAVSAFVVEMKEAGEDMWMICSPSTGVEDTSYTIKRLRENAEYNFRIRAINTAGLGEHVDVPGSVIASEKLEAPEIELDLSLRKIVSVRACSTLRLFVTLKGRPVPEIKWLKEGSSLSERAQIEVTSSYTELLIENVNRNDSGKYVLTAENHSGSKSAFINVRVLDSPSAPTNLKVKDVKKDSVVLSWEPPLIDGGAKVSHYIVEKREEARKAFTSVSSNCVRNSYKIENLQEGAFYYFRVLAVNDFGTGVPVETTEAIKVSEAPLPPGKITHSDVTCNSVKLSWEKPEHDGGSKITSYIIEMQTKGEDTWTICSQSKIPGVTICGLTKGKQYFFRVSAVNEKGKSEPKSLLAPVTVNYTSAGPIINLLSNTFSVKAGNDLKIDVPFKCAPPPTVAWKKDGNLLKETSRVNVYTSDTSSQLIIRDANRTDVGMYEVTLANSVGTTSSEIFFNVFERPGPPTELSVDEVSADFMSLSWQPPLYAGGCQISNYIVEKRDTGSTIWEMVSATIARTSIKISRLTQGTEYQLRVAAENRYGKSQFVESEPVVAQYPFKVPGPPTKLRVVNSSKSAIVVAWTKPDTDGGSPITGYHIECKDQSSILWTKLNKSPVTENQFKATSIEEGLVYEFRVYAENIAGVGPRSKTSEPVAARDQCDPPLNLTVTNITSSSVSLSWDKPEYDGGAKITGYIVERKEMPDSCWLKCNFTNLLDTFLEVTGLTEGEVYDFRVTAKNAAELYSPPSGTTGPVTVQHDVKPPTIIMEDKFRQAVVVKAGELLQIDADICGRPNPTVFWLKNGRNIGNKGRVDITASNTHTSLLIRQSARKDSGQYTLTVQNTGGTTFKSITCKVLDRPGPPAGPLEVSGLSAEKCTLSWGPPHETGGTEIICYIVEKCETSRVAWTLVYADMMATTCKITKLLKGHEYLFRVKAVNKYGEGENLESEPIKTMDPFTIPSPPLDVEVTSTTSDTMTISWKRPATDGGSRISGYIIEKREKQGVRWTRVNKKPVYDLRVKASCLHEGLEYEFRVFAENAAGLSEASLPCPLTLAEDPKFLPSPPTKPTIIDTSRSSITLSWSKPLFDGGAAITGYKVQFRKSTNEEWTVGVSNTDRTEFTVTGLTSGTEYIFIVRSINKIGISEPSSETDPQVVMEREEEPRFDVATEMRKTLLVKDGSSFTLAVPFTGKPVPTVTWDKTDVDLRIRGMIVTSSSATSITVEGATRDDSGKYIVKLQNSVGSASLMLNVRVLDSPGPPSHVAVKDVTKTSATVFWDIPENEGGAPVKNYFVDIRDISRHGWTRLTDKCRRLSYKVFDLVEGGIYFFRVTAENEYGVGVSAETKEGTKMADTTDWETNPGA; from the exons aTGGAAGACAGCAATGACAAA agagaaaagaaagcagaAGATGAAGGTCACactctaaatataaatatgacacCAGACACCAACACAGAGCTCACAGGAAAGGATTCCCAGACACACTGCAGAGTCACTGTCCAAG GTCAGCCTGTTACTCCTTCAGAGAACAGAGAACACAGCCCAGAAATCCAACCTGACCAAGCCACAGATTTGGAAAATGCTGTTAAGCCAAAACTCCAAATAACTTTGAATACATTTACTGTCAAGAATGGCGAAGATCTAAAAGTAGAGATCCCAGTGGTTGGGGATCCCACACCAAAAATGGAATGGAAAAAAGATGGTCAGGCAGTCAAAGAGACATCAAGGCTGGAGATTTCAAATACATCATCATTAACAGTTCTTCATATCAGACATGGTGCCAGAGAGCATTCTGGTCAGTATTCAATCTCTGCAAGCAACATTGCTGGAAAGCATACTGGAGAGATCTCTGTGATTGTTCTTGAAAAGCCAGACCCACCCAGAGGGCCTGTGAGGATTGATGAGGTCAGTTCTGACTATGCTGTCATTTCTTGGGAGCCACCAGAATACACAGGTGGCTGTCAGTTAGACAACTACAGTGTTGAGAAACGGGAAACTACAAGCACAGAATGGCAGACTGTGTCAGCAACAACAGTCAGAAGCACTATCAAAGTCAGCAAACTGAAGACTGGAAGTGAATACCAATTCAGAGTGTTTGCAGAAAATAGGTATGGAAAGAGCACTGCAATCACCTCACCTGTTGTAGCCGCACAATACCCTTTTAGTGTGCCCACTGCTCCTGGCATCCCCTATGTGTCTACAGTGACCAAGTACAGCATGGTGGTGGAATGGGAGCCTCCAGCCAATGATGGAGGGAGTACCGTCATTGGCTATCACCTCGAACGCAAAGAAAAGAACAGTATTTTATGGACCAAGCTAAACAAATTTGTTATAACCGATGCTCGCTTTAAAACAAGTGGACTGGAGGAGGGTATTGAGTATGAATTTAGAGCCTTTGCAGAGAATACTGCAGGACTTAGCCCTTCAAGTAAGACATCTGAATGCTATGTGGCTAGAGACCCCTGTGATTCACCTGGCAAACCTGAAGCTGTTGCTATTACAAGAGAGAACATCACACTTCAGTGGGCAAAACCCAGATATGATGGTGGCAGCACCATTACAGGTTACCTTGTGGAAAAGAGGGACCTCCCAGATGGCAGATGGATGAAGGCAAACTTTACTAATGTTATTGAGAATAACTTCACAATTACAGAACTGACAGGAGGTCAAAGTTATGAGTTTAGAGTAACTGCTAAAAATGGTGCTGGTGTTTGGAGCACACCTTCAGAAAGTATAACCGTGATTGCTCAGGATGTTATTGAAGGACCCACAGCAATCATTGATCCTAAGTTCAAGACTACTACTGTTGTTCAGGCTGGTGAGACATTTGTTATTGATGCTGATTACTTTGGGAAGCCCCTCCCTTCAGTAGTGTGGctgaaagaaggaaaagaaattgATAAAGTTACACCAAGAATGGAGGTAAAAAATACCCTCATCCATACGACTTTGACTGTCAGAGACTGTACACGAGAGGATGGGGGGCACTTTGTGTTGAGTCTCGGTAACAGTGGTGGAACAACATCGATCGCAGTTAATGTGAAAGTTCTGGATAGACCTGGTCCTCCAGATGGACCTTTGAAGGTAAAACTTGTCAGTGTAGAGAAATGTAATCTTCACTGGAACCCTCCTTTAAAGGATGGCGGTGCCAGTGTTTCCCACTACATCATTGAGAAAAGGGAGACCAGCCGTGTTACATGGACAGGGGTTGAGTCTCATGTTGAAGCTTTGAGTTACAAAGTGACAAAACTGGTACGTAGTAAAGAATATATTTTCAGAATTGCTGCTGTGAACAAGTTTGGTATTGGTGACTTCCTAGAATCAGAACCCTTCATTGCACAAAACCCCTTTTCAACGCCTGGTGCGCCTTCAACTCCTACAGCCAGCACTGTGACTGGTGACTCTATTCTGCTAACTTGGGAGAGGCCTGAGAATGATGGTGGCTCAGAGATTGATGGTTATATAGTGGAGAAACGTGACAAAGATGCTATCAGGTGGACTAAATGTAACAAAAGAAGACTAAATGAATTGCGTTTCCGATGTACAGGGCTTGCTGAGGGACATTGCTATCAGTTTAGAGTAATGGCAGAAAATGCTGCTGGTGCGGGTACGCCAAGTGAGTCCAGTGATTATATAAAAGTATGTGAAGCAATTTACCCACCCGGCCCCCCTACCAACCCCAAAGTAGCAGACTCTTCCAGCAGTACTGTATCTCTTACATGGTCAAAGCCAATTTATGATGGTGGAGCAGCTGTCAGCGCATTTGTTGTTGAGATGAAAGAAGCTGGAGAGGATATGTGGATGATATGCTCACCTAGCACAGGTGTTGAGGATACAAGTTACACTATTAAGAGGTTGAGAGAAAATGCAGAGTACAATTTTCGGATTCGTGCAATTAACACTGCTGGACTTGGAGAGCATGTGGATGTACCTGGATCTGTGATAGCTTCTGAAAAACTAGAGGCACCTGAGATTGAGTTAGACCTTAGTTTGAGGAAGATAGTAAGTGTTCGAGCCTGTTCCACATTACGTCTCTTCGTCACCCTCAAAGGAAGGCCAGTGCCTGAGATTAAATGGTTAAAAGAGGGTAGCAGCCTCAGTGAGCGTGCACAAATTGAAGTAACAAGCTCATACACAGAGTTACTGATCGAAAATGTCAATAGAAATGACAGTGGAAAATATGTGTTGACTGCTGAGAACCACAGTGGTTCTAAATCAGCATTCATCAATGTCAGGGTGTTGGACTCTCCCAGCGCTCCAACAAACTTAAAAGTCAAGGACGTAAAGAAAGATTCTGTGGTCCTCTCTTGGGAGCCACCTCTCATTGATGGAGGGGCAAAAGTTTCACATTATATTGTAGAAAAGCGAGAGGAGGCCAGGAAGGCATTCACGAGTGTCTCAAGCAACTGTGTCAGAAATTCATACAAGATTGAAAATCTCCAGGAAGGAGCCTTCTATTATTTTCGTGTCTTGGCTGTGAATGACTTTGGTACTGGAGTCCCAGTAGAGACAACTGAGGCTATTAAAGTGTCTGAGGCTCCTCTGCCTCCTGGCAAAATTACACACAGTGATGTTACCTGCAACAGTGTTAAACTGTCTTGGGAGAAGCCCGAACATGATGGAGGAAGCAAAATCACAAGTTACATTATCGAAATGCAGACTAAAGGAGAGGACACATGGACAATTTGTTCACAAAGTAAAATACCAGGAGTGACTATTTGTGGGCTGACTAAAGGAAAACAGTATTTCTTTCGAGTCAGTGCTGTCAATGAAAAGGGAAAAAGTGAACCAAAGTCCCTTTTGGCACCAGTCACAGTAAATTATACGAGTGCTGGGCCCATTATTAATTTGTTGTCCAACACATTCAGTGTCAAAGCAGGAAATGATTTAAAGATTGATGTTCCATTCAAATGTGCACCACCACCAACAGTAGCCTGGAAGAAAGATGGCAACTTGCTAAAAGAGACAAGCAGGGTAAATGTGTACACATCTGACACATCATCTCAGTTAATTATCAGGGATGCAAATAGAACAGATGTTGGCATGTATGAAGTCACTCTAGCCAACTCTGTTGGAACCACATCCTCTGAAATCTTTTTCAATGTCTTTGAAAGACCAGGACCACCAACTGAGCTCAGTGTGGATGAAGTAAGTGCTGATTTTATGTCACTGTCGTGGCAACCCCCACTTTATGCTGGTGGATGTCAAATTAGTAATTATATTGTTGAGAAGAGGGACACAGGCAGCACAATTTGGGAGATGGTATCAGCTACAATAGCGAGAACATCAATCAAAATTTCCCGTCTGACACAGGGCACTGAATATCAGTTACGTGTTGCTGCAGAGAATCGATATGGAAAAAGCCAATTTGTTGAGTCTGAACCTGTTGTTGCACAGTATCCATTCAAGGTCCCTGGTCCGCCAACCAAACTCAGGGTTGTAAATTCCTCCAAGTCTGCCATAGTGGTTGCATGGACCAAGCCAGATACTGATGGTGGCAGCCCTATCACTGGTTACCATATTGAATGCAAAGACCAAAGCAGCATTTTGTGGACAAAGTTAAACAAAAGCCCAGTGACCGAGAACCAGTTTAAAGCAACGAGCATTGAAGAAGGTCTTGTATATGAGTTCCGAGTCTATGCTGAAAATATAGCTGGTGTTGGGCCACGCAGTAAGACATCTGAGCCTGTAGCAGCGAGAGATCAGTGTGACCCCCCACTTAACCTCACAGTCACTAATATAACAAGCAGCTCAGTTTCTCTCTCATGGGACAAACCTGAATATGATGGTGGAGCTAAAATAACTGGGTACATTGTTGAGCGTAAGGAGATGCCAGACAGTTGCTGGCTGAAATGCAACTTCACCAACTTACTAGACACCTTCTTAGAAGTGACTGGCCTCACTGAAGGTGAAGTGTATGACTTTCGCGTGACTGCAAAAAATGCAGCTGAGCTCTACAGTCCACCGTCTGGCACCACAGGTCCTGTTACAGTACAACATGATGTAAAACCACCAACAATTATCATGGAAGACAAATTTAGACAAGCAGTGGTTGTCAAAGCAGGAGAGCTCTTACAAATAGATGCTGACATCTGTGGTCGCCCCAACCCCACAGTGTTTTGGCTGAAGAATGGTAGAAATATTGGCAACAAGGGACGGGTTGATATAACTGCATCAAATACCCATACCTCTTTACTTATCAGACAGAGTGCAAGGAAAGATTCTGGACAGTATACTCTGACTGTACAGAATACAGGTGGCACCACATTTAAGTCTATCACCTGTAAGGTCCTGGACAGGCCAGGTCCCCCTGCTGGACCTCTTGAAGTTTCTGGACTCTCAGCAGAGAAATGTACCTTGTCATGGGGACCTCCTCATGAGACTGGTGGCACTGAGATTATTTGCTACATCGTCGAGAAGTGTGAAACCAGTCGTGTAGCTTGGACCCTTGTGTATGCAGACATGATGGCAACAACTTGTAAAATAACTAAGCTGCTCAAAGGACATGAGTACCTCTTTAGGGTAAAGGCAGTGAATAAGTATGGGGAAGGTGAAAATTTGGAAAGTGAGCCTATCAAGACCATGGATCCCTTTACTATCCCATCACCTCCTTTGGATGTTGAGGTCACAAGTACCACCAGCGATACTATGACTATCTCCTGGAAGAGACCGGCCACTGATGGCGGTAGCAGGATCAGTGGTTACATCATTGAGAAGAGGGAGAAGCAAGGTGTTCGATGGACTCGTGTCAACAAGAAACCAGTCTATGACTTAAGAGTCAAAGCATCTTGCCTGCATGAAGGACTTGAGTATGAATTCAGAGTTTTTGCTGAGAACGCTGCTGGGCTAAGTGAAGCTAGTCTTCCATGCCCACTCACTCTGGCAGAAGATCCAAAGTTTCTGCCTTCTCCTCCCACAAAACCAACAATAATTGATACATCCAGGTCTTCCATCACCCTGTCATGGAGCAAACCACTATTTGATGGTGGAGCAGCAATCACTGGATACAAAGTTCAATTCAGAAAATCAACAAATGAAGAATGGACTGTTGGAGTCAGtaacacagacagaacagagTTTACAGTGACTGGACTCACATCAGGAAcagaatatatatttattgtCAGGTCCATTAACAAGATTGGCATAAGTGAACCCAGCTCTGAAACAGATCCTCAAGTGGTAATGGAGCGAGAAGAGGAGCCCAGATTTGACGTTGCAACAGAGATGAGGAAAACCCTGCTTGTTAAAGATGGCAGCTCCTTCACTTTGGCTGTGCCTTTCACCGGCAAACCTGTCCCCACTGTGACATGGGACAAAACAGATGTAGATTTGAGAATCAGAGGGATGATAGTTACCAGCAGCTCAGCCACCTCTATCACAGTGGAAGGAGCAACACGGGACGACTCCGGCAAATATATCGTCAAACTGCAAAACAGTGTTGGGTCTGCCTCGTTGATGCTGAATGTGAGGGTTTTGGATTCTCCTGGTCCGCCATCTCATGTGGCCGTGAAAGACGTGACCAAAACCTCTGCCACTGTTTTCTGGGACATACCTGAGAATGAGGGAGGAGCTCCTGTCAAGAACTACTTTGTAGATATAAGGGACATCAGCAGACATGGGTGGACAAGACTCACGGATAAATGCCGTAGACTGTCCTACAAGGTGTTTGACCTGGTGGAAGGAGGAATCTACTTCTTTCGAGTCACTGCTGAAAATGAGTACGGGGTTGGTGTTTCAGCTGAGACCAAGGAAGGAACGAAAATGGCAG ATACAACAGACTGGGAGACAAATCCAGGAGCTTAG